A single Notoacmeibacter ruber DNA region contains:
- a CDS encoding NUDIX hydrolase: protein MDDTIEGVSVIIRREECFLLVRRAHPPFQYMLAFPGGRVRKGESLHDAARREVEEETGLSTNALEAADTFDIETEKGRYRLHVFSATAEGDAVAGDDAASLYWLDLEAMQRQRKEITEDTLRLAQSFATEKAHRVERPS from the coding sequence ATGGACGACACGATTGAAGGCGTATCCGTTATCATCCGACGCGAGGAGTGCTTTCTGCTCGTCCGCCGCGCGCACCCGCCCTTTCAGTACATGCTGGCTTTTCCGGGCGGCCGTGTACGAAAAGGAGAGAGCCTGCACGATGCCGCCCGTCGCGAAGTTGAGGAAGAGACAGGCCTGTCGACCAACGCACTGGAGGCAGCCGATACGTTCGACATCGAGACCGAAAAGGGCCGCTATCGCCTACATGTCTTCAGCGCGACCGCAGAAGGCGATGCCGTGGCGGGCGACGACGCGGCATCCCTCTATTGGCTGGATTTGGAGGCCATGCAACGTCAGCGAAAGGAGATTACCGAGGACACGCTTCGCCTGGCGCAGAGCTTCGCGACAGAAAAGGCGCACCGGGTCGAGCGACCGTCTTGA
- the recO gene encoding DNA repair protein RecO has translation MQWTDEGIVLGVRRHSESAVVLELMTASHGRHLGLVRGGRSRRMQPVLQPGNRVSAAWRARLDEHLGTFTVEPLQHHAARLYGSSAGLYGLQALAAHLRLLPERDPHPRLFDMTALLVDHLEEPERAVELFLRFELMLLDEMGFGLDLRTCAATGTTQNLIYVSPKSGRAVSAEAGAPWASRLLALPGFLRDTQSRADAEGMRKATTLLIHFFERDIHGPRGKPPGPEREAFLEAAFRAMKAADKEPPNE, from the coding sequence ATGCAGTGGACGGATGAAGGCATCGTCCTCGGTGTTCGCCGCCATTCCGAAAGCGCGGTGGTTCTGGAACTGATGACAGCCAGCCACGGCCGGCATCTCGGTCTGGTCCGAGGCGGCCGCTCCCGGCGCATGCAGCCGGTCCTCCAGCCCGGAAACCGTGTTTCCGCAGCATGGCGCGCCCGGTTGGACGAACATCTCGGCACCTTTACTGTCGAGCCTTTGCAGCATCACGCAGCACGGCTCTATGGCAGCTCGGCCGGCCTGTATGGATTGCAGGCGCTCGCCGCTCACCTTCGTCTTCTGCCAGAGCGCGATCCCCATCCACGGCTCTTCGACATGACGGCGCTTCTGGTCGATCATCTGGAAGAGCCCGAACGCGCAGTCGAACTCTTCCTGCGCTTTGAACTGATGCTGCTGGATGAAATGGGTTTCGGTCTCGACCTCAGGACATGCGCGGCAACCGGTACGACGCAGAATCTCATCTATGTTTCCCCGAAGAGCGGAAGGGCCGTATCCGCAGAGGCCGGCGCCCCATGGGCCTCGCGGCTGCTCGCTTTGCCTGGCTTCTTGCGTGATACGCAGTCGCGCGCCGATGCCGAGGGTATGCGGAAGGCAACGACGCTTCTCATCCATTTTTTCGAACGCGACATTCACGGGCCCCGTGGAAAACCACCCGGCCCGGAGCGTGAGGCTTTCCTGGAGGCCGCTTTCCGGGCCATGAAGGCTGCCGACAAGGAGCCTCCCAATGAATGA
- the rnc gene encoding ribonuclease III, with protein sequence MARDKTDPQELARQAGALTGHEFQNAERLERALTHSSARHAHDRNYERLEFLGDRVLGLVIAEMLFDAFPDADEGELSVRLNQLVDATTCAEVAEEIGLHKLIRTGSEIKSVAGRKRQSLRADVMESMIATIYLDGGLGAARPFIERHWRERAQSKTAGRRDAKTELQEWSHQKIGKAPTYHVLDRSGPDHDPVFSVRVEVEGFRSQQAEGRSKREAERLAAERMLIAEKVWAADGESN encoded by the coding sequence ATGGCTCGGGATAAAACAGATCCCCAGGAACTGGCACGCCAGGCTGGTGCCCTGACGGGCCACGAATTTCAGAATGCCGAGCGGCTTGAGCGCGCGCTTACGCATTCGAGCGCGCGACATGCACATGACCGCAATTACGAGCGCCTTGAATTCCTGGGTGACCGCGTCCTCGGTCTGGTCATCGCAGAGATGCTCTTCGACGCGTTTCCGGATGCTGATGAAGGGGAATTGTCGGTTCGGCTGAACCAGCTTGTGGATGCGACCACCTGCGCGGAAGTGGCCGAAGAGATCGGGCTGCACAAGCTCATTCGTACCGGCTCGGAGATCAAAAGCGTCGCCGGACGGAAACGTCAGTCCCTTCGCGCGGATGTGATGGAAAGCATGATCGCCACCATCTATCTTGATGGCGGGCTGGGCGCCGCGCGTCCGTTTATCGAAAGACACTGGCGTGAACGCGCGCAGTCGAAGACGGCAGGCCGCCGCGATGCCAAGACCGAATTGCAGGAATGGTCGCATCAGAAGATCGGCAAGGCGCCGACATATCATGTTCTCGATCGTAGCGGGCCCGACCACGATCCGGTCTTTTCCGTGCGTGTCGAAGTTGAAGGTTTCCGATCCCAGCAGGCAGAAGGTCGTTCGAAGCGTGAGGCCGAAAGGCTAGCGGCCGAACGGATGCTGATTGCCGAAAAGGTTTGGGCTGCGGACGGAGAAAGCAATTGA
- a CDS encoding YgfZ/GcvT domain-containing protein — protein sequence MNRYAINDRAVITVTGVEAEHFLQNLITLDINLLSADEVRPAALLTPQGKIAYPFLISRIADGFRLETASCRADDLNTRFNLYRLRAKVTVENLGETPIALTEDEAGGLRDVRFPDEAGIGRLYEEIGDRAQTDDRAVAEIRIRHCVPEEDSDYTVGDAFAFDALLDQLGGLSVKKGCFIGQEVVSRMHHRGTARRRVVKVLADQELPGRGTSLDAAGKPVGEIGTVVGQSGLAMVRIDRVATAIAQQIPVTADNVEARFEIPERFSFSIEPGGES from the coding sequence ATGAACCGTTACGCCATCAATGATAGAGCGGTGATCACCGTTACCGGTGTCGAAGCAGAGCACTTTCTGCAGAATCTCATCACGCTCGACATCAATCTTCTTTCTGCCGATGAGGTGCGCCCCGCCGCTCTTCTGACGCCACAGGGCAAGATCGCCTATCCGTTTCTGATCAGTCGCATCGCCGATGGGTTTCGGCTGGAGACGGCCTCCTGCAGGGCGGATGATCTCAATACCCGGTTCAATCTCTACCGGCTGCGAGCCAAGGTTACCGTCGAAAACCTTGGCGAAACGCCGATCGCCCTGACGGAGGACGAAGCCGGCGGCCTGAGGGACGTCAGGTTTCCCGATGAAGCAGGCATCGGCCGTCTCTACGAGGAGATTGGCGATCGAGCGCAGACCGATGATCGCGCCGTTGCCGAAATTCGAATCCGCCATTGCGTGCCGGAAGAAGACAGCGACTATACGGTCGGTGATGCCTTCGCCTTCGATGCGCTTCTGGACCAACTCGGCGGCCTGTCCGTCAAGAAGGGATGCTTTATCGGGCAAGAAGTCGTCTCGCGGATGCACCATCGTGGAACAGCCCGGCGGCGCGTCGTAAAGGTTCTGGCAGATCAGGAGCTGCCCGGTCGCGGAACGTCCCTCGACGCGGCCGGAAAGCCGGTCGGGGAGATCGGCACCGTGGTCGGCCAGAGCGGACTGGCCATGGTCAGAATTGACCGGGTGGCGACCGCCATCGCGCAACAGATCCCTGTCACGGCCGACAACGTCGAAGCTCGCTTCGAAATACCGGAGCGATTTTCCTTTTCGATCGAGCCCGGCGGCGAGAGCTGA
- a CDS encoding TIGR02301 family protein, with protein sequence MIRRSTLLAGFLAAIVLAAPAAGQDETEADAEDTASQPAVTVESAESTYLPDLLRLAEISGSMQYLRTLCGEADDNWRQAVGTIIANSGGNEAIERRLTAAYNRGYRRYASYHRTCTPASVSAAERFRIEGSLLSKSLVDRFGN encoded by the coding sequence ATGATCAGACGCTCCACCCTTCTTGCAGGTTTTTTGGCTGCCATCGTTCTGGCGGCACCGGCTGCCGGCCAGGACGAAACCGAAGCCGATGCCGAGGACACCGCATCCCAGCCAGCCGTGACGGTGGAGAGCGCCGAATCGACCTATCTGCCGGACCTCCTTCGGCTGGCCGAGATATCGGGCTCCATGCAGTATCTGCGCACACTTTGCGGCGAAGCCGATGACAACTGGCGTCAGGCAGTCGGAACCATCATCGCCAATAGCGGCGGCAACGAAGCGATCGAGCGGCGGCTCACGGCCGCCTATAATCGTGGCTACCGGCGCTATGCGAGCTACCATCGCACCTGCACCCCCGCTTCGGTCAGCGCGGCGGAGCGTTTTCGCATCGAGGGCAGCCTGCTTTCCAAAAGTCTCGTGGACCGTTTCGGCAATTGA
- the era gene encoding GTPase Era: MTDEPTRTDGIAQEGDTKSAFVTLLGATNAGKSTLLNRLVGSKVSIVTHKVQTTRTMVKGIAVQKQAQLVFIDTPGIFKPRRRLDRAMVASAWSGARDADIILFVVDAERGLEGDAAIILERLAENPRPKALLLNKIDRVKPDRLLELAAKANETVDFERTFMISALNGSGTADVMDWLEETAQPGPWYYPEDQIADAPLQLLAAEITREKLYLRLHQELPYSSHVETERWERSKKGIRVEQVIYVERDSQKKIVLGHKGQTIKAIGTAAREELSALLEEPIHLFLFVKVRDNWSDDPDRYREIGLDYSK, translated from the coding sequence TTGACGGACGAACCAACCCGCACCGACGGTATCGCGCAAGAAGGTGACACCAAATCGGCATTCGTGACCCTTCTCGGCGCGACCAATGCCGGCAAATCGACGCTTCTCAACCGGCTGGTGGGCTCCAAGGTGTCCATCGTGACGCACAAGGTCCAGACGACGCGAACGATGGTGAAGGGCATTGCTGTGCAGAAGCAGGCGCAGCTCGTTTTCATCGATACGCCGGGCATCTTCAAACCGCGCCGCCGCCTCGACCGTGCCATGGTCGCCAGTGCTTGGAGCGGCGCGCGCGATGCGGACATCATCCTTTTCGTGGTCGACGCCGAACGCGGCCTTGAGGGCGATGCAGCCATCATCCTCGAGCGGCTTGCGGAGAACCCGCGGCCCAAGGCTCTGCTTCTCAACAAGATCGACCGGGTGAAGCCCGACCGTCTGCTTGAACTCGCCGCCAAGGCGAACGAGACCGTCGATTTCGAGCGGACGTTCATGATCTCCGCTCTGAATGGCTCGGGCACGGCGGATGTCATGGATTGGCTGGAAGAAACCGCCCAGCCGGGGCCGTGGTACTATCCCGAGGATCAGATCGCCGACGCGCCGCTCCAGCTTCTCGCTGCGGAAATTACCCGAGAGAAGCTCTATCTGCGGTTGCATCAGGAGCTGCCCTATTCCTCCCATGTCGAAACGGAACGATGGGAGCGTAGCAAGAAGGGTATTCGGGTCGAGCAGGTCATCTATGTGGAGCGGGATAGCCAGAAGAAGATCGTCCTCGGCCACAAGGGCCAGACGATCAAGGCGATCGGCACGGCCGCCCGCGAAGAACTGTCCGCATTGCTGGAAGAGCCGATCCATCTTTTCCTCTTCGTCAAAGTGCGCGACAACTGGTCGGATGATCCGGACCGCTATCGGGAGATCGGACTCGATTATTCGAAATAG
- a CDS encoding PaaI family thioesterase, giving the protein MNDVQLRKKLDELKAGEWNPVSPDTPYEKSALEMFQGMIAGELPPPPIGQSMDFLMSEAEEGHVVFVGWPAAAHLNPMGTVHGGWAATIMDSALACAVHSTCPAGRASTTVEMKLNYLRPIVPDSGMYRCEATIVQAGRTLGIAEARLTGPDGKLYAFGTETCMIFDLPSRND; this is encoded by the coding sequence ATGAATGATGTGCAACTGCGCAAAAAGCTCGACGAGCTGAAGGCGGGAGAATGGAACCCTGTTTCGCCCGATACGCCATACGAAAAATCGGCGCTGGAAATGTTCCAAGGCATGATTGCCGGCGAACTCCCTCCCCCTCCCATCGGTCAATCCATGGATTTCCTGATGAGCGAAGCGGAGGAGGGCCACGTCGTTTTCGTGGGATGGCCTGCCGCGGCACATCTCAATCCGATGGGAACCGTCCATGGCGGATGGGCCGCCACGATCATGGATTCGGCCTTGGCCTGCGCAGTCCATTCCACCTGCCCGGCCGGCCGGGCTTCCACGACGGTAGAGATGAAGCTCAATTATCTGAGGCCGATCGTGCCCGATAGCGGCATGTATCGCTGCGAGGCCACGATCGTGCAGGCCGGCCGTACGCTCGGAATAGCGGAAGCAAGGCTGACGGGGCCGGACGGCAAACTCTATGCGTTCGGAACCGAGACCTGCATGATCTTCGATCTGCCCTCGCGAAACGATTGA
- a CDS encoding mechanosensitive ion channel family protein, translated as MEELTQQVTAEVTGAFSEATGELTALIAEYAFSVVGAIFILIFGWILAKVLERWTRSGLSAFRHMDATLTRFLSKTVRYIVLAFVITTVLSQFGVQTTSIVAALGAAGLAIGLALQGTLQNVAAGIMLLVLRPIKVGELIEAGSVMGTVEEIGLFTTELQRLDGLFLMVPNSEIWNQPITNYHRNSLRRGDLNIGIGYSDNADAAIAIMRGLIERDDRVLSDPEPYYYVQALGDSAVAVEARYWTKTPDYWATINDLRKLAKERFDAEGISIPFPQRDLHIVSGQDALSTPAPEGSPVAGAA; from the coding sequence ATGGAAGAATTAACGCAACAGGTCACCGCCGAGGTGACGGGTGCTTTCAGCGAAGCCACCGGAGAATTGACCGCGCTTATCGCCGAATACGCCTTCTCGGTGGTTGGCGCGATCTTCATCCTGATTTTCGGCTGGATTCTCGCCAAGGTCCTGGAGCGATGGACCCGTAGCGGCCTTTCCGCCTTCCGGCACATGGACGCGACCCTGACGCGTTTCCTGTCGAAGACGGTGCGATACATTGTCCTAGCCTTCGTCATCACGACGGTGCTCAGCCAGTTCGGCGTGCAGACGACCTCGATCGTCGCCGCGCTCGGTGCCGCCGGCCTCGCCATAGGCCTTGCCCTGCAAGGCACGTTGCAGAACGTCGCCGCCGGCATCATGTTGCTGGTACTCCGACCGATCAAGGTGGGCGAACTGATCGAAGCTGGCAGCGTCATGGGGACAGTCGAAGAGATCGGTCTGTTCACCACGGAACTGCAGCGCCTCGACGGCCTGTTTCTCATGGTTCCGAACAGCGAGATATGGAACCAGCCGATCACCAACTATCACCGCAACAGCTTGCGTCGTGGCGACCTCAATATCGGTATCGGATATAGTGACAATGCCGATGCGGCGATCGCGATCATGCGCGGCCTGATCGAGCGCGATGACCGTGTACTGTCCGATCCCGAGCCTTATTATTACGTGCAGGCGCTAGGCGACAGCGCAGTCGCCGTGGAGGCGCGCTACTGGACCAAGACACCCGATTACTGGGCGACGATCAACGATCTTCGCAAGCTGGCGAAGGAGCGTTTCGACGCCGAAGGGATCAGCATTCCCTTCCCGCAGCGCGATCTTCACATCGTGTCCGGACAGGACGCGCTTTCCACTCCTGCGCCGGAGGGGTCGCCTGTGGCCGGAGCCGCCTGA
- a CDS encoding YfbR-like 5'-deoxynucleotidase — translation MLSGRRLDLLNPSPLDVELSDIAHGLARVARWNGQTKGEHAFSVAQHSLLVTDIVERMKPEASSELKLAAVLHDGPEYVIGDMISPFKAVVGGTYKVVENRLQEAIHLRFGLPAALPSDWKRCIKRADIIAAWHEAITLAGFSEREAAQTFSRPRGFDPTGLDLTPRAVFVVQKDFQERVERLEAAVSRQRSS, via the coding sequence ATGCTGTCGGGACGCCGGCTCGACCTCCTCAACCCGTCGCCTCTCGATGTTGAGCTCTCAGATATCGCCCATGGCCTTGCGAGAGTGGCGCGGTGGAATGGTCAGACGAAGGGTGAGCATGCTTTCTCGGTGGCGCAGCACAGCCTCCTCGTCACCGATATCGTGGAGCGAATGAAGCCGGAGGCCTCCTCCGAACTGAAGCTCGCGGCGGTGCTGCATGACGGACCGGAATATGTGATCGGCGATATGATCTCGCCTTTCAAGGCGGTCGTGGGTGGCACCTACAAGGTGGTCGAGAACCGCCTTCAGGAAGCCATCCATCTGCGCTTCGGCCTCCCCGCAGCGCTGCCATCAGACTGGAAACGATGCATAAAAAGAGCCGATATCATCGCGGCCTGGCATGAAGCCATCACGCTGGCAGGCTTTTCCGAACGTGAGGCAGCACAGACATTTTCGCGGCCACGGGGTTTCGATCCGACGGGTCTCGACCTCACTCCGCGTGCCGTTTTTGTTGTCCAAAAGGATTTTCAGGAGCGCGTAGAACGGCTTGAGGCGGCCGTATCCCGCCAGCGCTCTTCGTAG
- a CDS encoding MFS transporter — protein sequence MMDGKARAKAVKSPPGNPGFPFLIIACGCIIAALTFGPRSAMGFFQLPMLADRDFDRNAFGLALALQNICWGVGQPLFGAIADRYGTWRVLALSGILYAAGLVLMATANTAGILYLSAGMLVGFAVAAGSFGIVLAAFARNVDESQRSLVFGIGTAAGSAGMFVFAPLSQQFIELFGWSDALLWMAALMLLVPLLAIPLTGTSSTGRAVAAVSNQSLAEALREAFAHRSYLLLTAGFFVCGFQLAFITVHFPAYLADIGIDAKYAVIGLALIGLFNVGGSLASGIIGQKMSKPLFLTLIYVARSVAVAAFVLLPPSPATVIAFSIVIGILWLSTVPPTNGLVAVMFGTKYLGMLGGIVFLSHQIGSFMGVWLGAYLRQTMGSYDPVWWIGVILGLIAALLHWPISEQPVERGIVAAAE from the coding sequence ATGATGGACGGCAAGGCGCGTGCAAAGGCGGTGAAGAGCCCGCCGGGCAATCCGGGTTTCCCGTTTCTCATCATCGCATGCGGCTGCATCATTGCAGCGCTGACATTCGGTCCACGTTCGGCAATGGGTTTCTTTCAGCTTCCCATGCTGGCGGACCGCGATTTCGACCGCAATGCCTTCGGCCTGGCACTGGCGCTGCAGAACATTTGCTGGGGCGTCGGCCAGCCTCTCTTCGGCGCAATCGCAGACCGTTACGGGACGTGGCGTGTGCTCGCTCTTTCCGGAATCCTTTATGCAGCCGGTCTTGTTCTGATGGCCACAGCCAACACGGCGGGCATCCTATATCTGAGTGCCGGTATGCTGGTCGGGTTCGCCGTGGCCGCCGGCAGCTTCGGGATCGTCCTTGCCGCATTCGCCCGCAATGTCGATGAGAGCCAGCGCAGTCTGGTCTTCGGCATAGGAACGGCCGCGGGCAGTGCCGGCATGTTCGTATTTGCACCGCTCAGCCAGCAATTCATCGAGCTGTTCGGCTGGTCGGACGCCCTTTTATGGATGGCCGCGCTGATGCTGCTTGTGCCGCTTCTCGCCATCCCTCTGACCGGCACTTCATCGACGGGACGTGCCGTCGCGGCCGTCAGCAACCAGTCGCTCGCCGAAGCATTGCGCGAGGCATTTGCCCATCGCTCCTATCTTCTGCTCACCGCAGGCTTCTTCGTCTGCGGTTTCCAGCTGGCTTTCATTACCGTTCACTTTCCTGCCTATCTGGCGGATATCGGCATCGATGCGAAATATGCCGTCATCGGATTGGCCCTGATCGGACTGTTCAACGTCGGCGGCTCGCTCGCCTCCGGTATTATCGGTCAGAAAATGAGCAAACCACTGTTTCTAACCCTTATCTATGTGGCGCGTTCCGTCGCGGTGGCGGCCTTCGTCCTGTTGCCGCCCAGCCCTGCCACCGTCATCGCCTTCTCCATCGTCATCGGCATATTGTGGCTCTCGACAGTGCCGCCGACCAACGGACTGGTCGCGGTGATGTTCGGAACGAAATATCTCGGCATGCTCGGCGGGATCGTCTTTCTCTCCCACCAGATCGGCTCCTTCATGGGCGTCTGGCTCGGCGCTTATCTGCGGCAGACGATGGGGAGCTATGATCCTGTCTGGTGGATCGGCGTGATATTGGGGCTCATCGCAGCGCTCCTCCATTGGCCGATCAGCGAGCAGCCTGTCGAACGCGGCATAGTCGCCGCGGCCGAGTAG